A DNA window from Amycolatopsis sp. DSM 110486 contains the following coding sequences:
- a CDS encoding type B 50S ribosomal protein L31, producing MKPGIHPDYHPVVFRDSSTGDAFLTRSTATSERTIEWSDGNTYPLVVVDISSWSHPFWTGNQRIVDSAGQVEKFHRRYGRREKGGAR from the coding sequence GTGAAACCCGGCATCCACCCCGACTACCACCCCGTGGTGTTCCGCGACTCGTCCACGGGCGACGCGTTCCTCACCCGCTCCACCGCGACGTCCGAGCGGACGATCGAGTGGAGCGACGGCAACACTTACCCGCTCGTGGTCGTGGACATCAGTTCGTGGTCGCACCCGTTCTGGACTGGCAACCAGCGGATCGTCGACTCCGCGGGCCAGGTCGAGAAGTTCCACCGCCGTTACGGCCGTCGTGAGAAGGGCGGTGCGCGCTGA
- a CDS encoding dienelactone hydrolase family protein: MNDTLTAGTVTITGHGGDEIEAYLARPLDPAPRGGVVVIHHMPGYDPATKEMVRRFAAEGFAALCPNLYSREAPGASPDDAAATVRANGGVPDERLVGDVEGAAAYLKALDGANGKIGVIGHCSGGRQTFLVACSTQVDAAVDCYGAFVVNEPPAGMPASMKPLLGLAPQLSAPLLGIFGADDQYPAPEETAKLAAELDRLGKEHEFHTYDGAGHAFFAVDRPSYRPEAAVDGWAKILDFYGRHLAA, from the coding sequence ATGAACGACACGCTCACCGCCGGCACCGTCACGATCACCGGCCACGGCGGTGACGAGATCGAGGCGTACCTGGCGCGCCCGCTCGACCCCGCTCCGCGCGGCGGCGTCGTGGTGATCCACCACATGCCCGGCTACGACCCGGCGACCAAGGAGATGGTGCGCCGCTTCGCTGCCGAGGGTTTCGCGGCGCTGTGCCCGAACCTGTACTCGCGCGAGGCGCCGGGCGCGAGCCCGGACGACGCCGCCGCGACCGTCCGCGCCAACGGCGGCGTGCCCGACGAGCGCCTCGTCGGCGACGTCGAAGGTGCGGCCGCGTACCTCAAGGCGCTGGACGGCGCCAACGGCAAGATCGGCGTGATCGGCCACTGCTCCGGCGGCCGCCAGACGTTCCTCGTCGCGTGCTCGACCCAGGTCGACGCCGCGGTGGACTGCTACGGCGCGTTCGTGGTGAACGAGCCGCCGGCCGGCATGCCCGCGTCGATGAAGCCGCTGCTGGGCCTCGCACCGCAGCTGTCGGCCCCGCTGCTCGGCATCTTCGGCGCCGACGACCAGTACCCCGCCCCCGAGGAGACCGCGAAGCTCGCCGCCGAGCTCGACCGCCTCGGCAAGGAGCACGAGTTCCACACCTACGACGGCGCCGGCCACGCGTTCTTCGCCGTCGACCGCCCGAGCTACCGGCCGGAGGCCGCCGTGGACGGCTGGGCCAAGATCCTCGACTTCTACGGCCGGCACCTCGCGGCCTGA
- a CDS encoding LLM class F420-dependent oxidoreductase, protein MKLGYHLGYWGSGPTPGALEAVLEAERLGFDSVWSAEAYGSDAFTPLAWAGASTSRVKLGTNIVQMSARTPTATAMTALTLDHLSGGRFVLGLGASGPQVVEGWYGQPYPKPLARTREYVAIIRQVLAREAPVTLDGQFYQLPLQGGAGLGKALKPTVHPLRADLPIYLAAEGPKNVALSAEICDGWLPLFFSPKADAFYRAALAEGFARPGARRKPEDFEVPASVPVIVHDDVEEAASWIKPALALYIGGMGAKAVNFHHDVFARLGYEEVADKVQELYLAGRKDEAVAAIPTSLVEDTSLVGPAAKIREELAAWEDTVVTTLLLRGDAGSLAKVAEALS, encoded by the coding sequence ATGAAGCTGGGTTACCACCTCGGGTACTGGGGGAGCGGCCCGACGCCGGGCGCGCTGGAGGCCGTGCTCGAGGCCGAGCGCCTCGGGTTCGACTCGGTGTGGTCGGCGGAGGCCTACGGCTCCGACGCGTTCACCCCGCTCGCGTGGGCCGGTGCGTCGACCAGCCGCGTGAAGCTCGGCACCAACATCGTGCAGATGTCCGCGCGCACGCCCACCGCCACCGCGATGACGGCGCTGACGCTCGACCACCTCTCCGGCGGCCGGTTCGTGCTCGGGCTCGGTGCGTCGGGCCCGCAGGTGGTGGAGGGCTGGTACGGCCAGCCGTACCCGAAGCCGCTGGCCCGCACCCGCGAGTACGTAGCGATCATCCGCCAGGTGCTGGCGCGCGAGGCACCCGTGACGCTCGACGGGCAGTTCTACCAGCTGCCGCTGCAAGGGGGAGCGGGGCTGGGCAAGGCGCTCAAGCCGACCGTGCACCCGCTGCGCGCCGACCTCCCGATCTACCTCGCGGCCGAGGGCCCCAAGAACGTCGCGCTGTCGGCGGAGATCTGCGACGGCTGGCTGCCGCTGTTCTTCTCGCCCAAGGCCGACGCGTTCTACCGGGCCGCGCTCGCCGAGGGGTTCGCCCGGCCGGGTGCCCGGCGCAAGCCCGAGGACTTCGAGGTGCCCGCGTCGGTGCCGGTGATCGTCCACGACGACGTGGAGGAGGCGGCGAGCTGGATCAAGCCGGCGCTCGCGTTGTACATCGGCGGCATGGGCGCCAAGGCCGTGAACTTCCACCACGACGTGTTCGCACGCCTGGGTTACGAGGAGGTGGCCGACAAGGTGCAGGAGCTCTACCTCGCCGGGCGCAAGGACGAGGCAGTCGCCGCGATCCCGACGTCGCTCGTGGAGGACACCTCGCTCGTCGGCCCGGCCGCGAAGATCCGCGAGGAGCTCGCTGCCTGGGAGGACACTGTGGTCACGACGCTGCTGCTGCGCGGCGACGCGGGGTCGCTGGCGAAGGTGGCCGAAGCCCTGTCGTGA
- a CDS encoding TetR/AcrR family transcriptional regulator has product MPGRTWAGTTLDDRKAARRDQLVAAGLDLLGTEGSAAVSVRAVCRQAHLTERYFYESFADREELVAAVYEHVGERARQALVDAIGDAPDPRQRAERAVRAFVALLVDDPRQGRVLLLAPLTDPALTRRGLHLLPAFAALVGEQLSHGDETDRQLVSIGLVGALSNVFIAYLDGTLRVSRERLVAHCVRLVLGADEFDH; this is encoded by the coding sequence ATGCCGGGCCGCACGTGGGCGGGCACGACGCTGGACGATCGGAAAGCGGCACGGCGGGACCAGCTGGTCGCCGCGGGCCTCGACCTGCTCGGCACCGAGGGCTCCGCGGCCGTCAGCGTGCGCGCGGTCTGCCGCCAGGCCCACCTGACCGAGCGCTACTTCTACGAGAGCTTCGCCGACCGCGAGGAACTCGTCGCGGCCGTGTACGAGCACGTCGGCGAGCGGGCGCGCCAGGCTTTGGTCGACGCGATCGGCGACGCACCCGATCCGCGGCAGCGGGCGGAACGCGCGGTGCGGGCGTTCGTGGCCCTCCTGGTCGACGACCCGCGCCAGGGCCGGGTGCTGTTGCTGGCGCCACTGACCGATCCCGCACTGACTCGCCGCGGCCTGCACCTGTTGCCGGCGTTCGCGGCGCTCGTCGGCGAACAGCTCTCGCACGGCGACGAGACCGACCGGCAGCTGGTGTCGATCGGGCTGGTCGGGGCGCTGAGCAACGTATTCATCGCCTACCTCGACGGCACGCTGCGGGTGAGCCGCGAACGGCTCGTCGCGCACTGCGTCCGGCTGGTGCTCGGAGCGGACGAGTTCGATCACTGA
- a CDS encoding aminotransferase class V-fold PLP-dependent enzyme, translating into MTDVLAELRALRAGDLPTHGGRTLAYVYDSGLSEVDEIAAAAHALASSANGLDPTAFPSLLRLENDLVGRAAGLLGATAETVGTVTSGGTESCLLAVLAARDARPDITAPSIVLPDTAHAAFHKAAHLFGLRKIVVPVDAKTFRAVPDAMAAAIDESTVLVVASAPSYAHGVVDPIPEIAAAAAARGVRMHVDACIGGWVLPYFAKLGADVPPFDFRVPGVTSISVDLHKYAYCAKGVSVLLHANAELRRTHYFASAAWPGYTMLNPTLQSTRSGGPLAAAWAVVNHLGEDGYLRLAEVTREAVTRIRAGVETLPGLRVLGDPDSTLIAFATTGTADDGFDLFTVADEMKVRGWYVQPQFAHGDSPLNLHLTITAANHGSEAEFLADLTASVASAREAGPTSVDPDVAAFVAALDPETLTAEQFAGLLAAAGLVGDAGLPERMAPINALLATAAEPLRERLLLEFLGALYTP; encoded by the coding sequence GTGACCGACGTCCTGGCCGAGCTGCGGGCGCTGCGCGCGGGCGACCTGCCGACGCACGGCGGGCGCACGCTCGCCTACGTCTACGACAGCGGTCTGTCCGAAGTGGACGAGATCGCGGCGGCCGCGCACGCGCTCGCGTCGTCGGCCAACGGCCTGGACCCCACGGCGTTCCCGAGCCTGCTGCGCCTGGAGAACGACCTTGTCGGGCGCGCGGCGGGGCTCCTGGGCGCAACCGCGGAAACGGTCGGCACGGTGACGTCCGGCGGCACCGAGTCGTGCCTGCTCGCGGTGCTGGCCGCGCGGGACGCGCGGCCGGACATCACCGCGCCGAGCATCGTGCTGCCCGACACCGCGCACGCGGCGTTCCACAAGGCCGCGCACCTGTTCGGGTTGCGCAAGATCGTGGTGCCGGTCGACGCGAAGACCTTCCGCGCGGTGCCCGACGCGATGGCGGCGGCAATCGACGAGTCCACCGTGCTCGTCGTGGCGAGCGCGCCTTCCTACGCCCACGGCGTGGTCGACCCGATCCCGGAGATCGCGGCCGCCGCGGCCGCTCGCGGTGTGCGGATGCACGTGGACGCGTGCATCGGCGGCTGGGTGCTGCCGTACTTCGCGAAGCTGGGCGCGGACGTGCCGCCGTTCGACTTCCGCGTGCCGGGCGTCACGAGCATCTCGGTGGACCTGCACAAGTACGCCTACTGTGCGAAGGGCGTCTCGGTGCTCCTGCACGCGAACGCCGAGCTGCGGCGCACGCACTACTTCGCCAGCGCGGCCTGGCCGGGCTACACGATGCTGAACCCGACGCTGCAGAGCACCCGCTCCGGCGGCCCGCTCGCGGCCGCGTGGGCCGTGGTGAACCACCTCGGCGAGGACGGCTACCTGCGCCTCGCGGAGGTGACCCGCGAGGCCGTGACCCGGATCCGCGCGGGGGTCGAGACCCTGCCGGGCCTGCGGGTCCTGGGCGACCCGGACTCGACGCTGATCGCCTTCGCCACGACCGGCACTGCCGACGACGGGTTCGACCTGTTCACGGTCGCGGACGAGATGAAGGTCCGCGGCTGGTACGTACAGCCGCAGTTCGCCCACGGCGACTCGCCGCTGAACCTGCACCTCACGATCACGGCCGCGAACCACGGCAGCGAGGCAGAGTTCCTCGCGGACCTGACCGCCTCGGTCGCCTCGGCGCGCGAAGCCGGCCCGACGTCGGTGGACCCGGACGTGGCCGCGTTCGTGGCGGCGCTGGACCCGGAAACCCTGACGGCGGAGCAGTTCGCGGGCCTGCTCGCCGCCGCCGGCCTCGTCGGCGACGCCGGCCTGCCCGAGCGGATGGCACCGATCAACGCACTGCTGGCGACAGCGGCGGAACCGCTGCGGGAACGGCTACTGCTGGAGTTCCTCGGCGCGCTCTACACGCCCTGA
- the rpmF gene encoding 50S ribosomal protein L32: MAVPKRKKSRSNTRARRAQWKAAVPDLVPITVDGERKLVPRRLIKHFQRLDR; the protein is encoded by the coding sequence ATGGCCGTGCCGAAGCGGAAGAAGTCCCGCAGCAACACCCGCGCGCGCCGCGCGCAGTGGAAGGCCGCGGTGCCCGATCTGGTGCCGATCACGGTCGACGGCGAGCGCAAGCTCGTGCCGCGCCGCCTGATCAAGCACTTCCAGCGGCTCGATCGGTGA
- a CDS encoding MarR family winged helix-turn-helix transcriptional regulator, with protein sequence MPDRITKDLVEAAADLRIAIGRLVRRMRQGYVAGEATLSESSVLSRLDRDGPSTPGYLAEQERVKPQAMGATLAGLVERGLVSRSPDAADGRRVLMSVTATGRKLLTDRRSLSTQRVAQALAGGFTAEERHRLLEVIPLLERLADEL encoded by the coding sequence ATGCCGGATCGGATCACCAAAGATCTCGTGGAGGCCGCCGCCGACCTGAGGATCGCGATCGGGCGGCTGGTGCGCCGGATGCGGCAGGGCTACGTGGCGGGCGAGGCCACGCTCTCGGAGAGCTCCGTGCTCTCGCGGCTCGACCGCGACGGGCCCTCTACGCCCGGCTACCTGGCCGAGCAGGAGCGGGTGAAGCCGCAGGCCATGGGCGCGACCCTGGCCGGGCTCGTCGAACGCGGGCTCGTGAGCCGAAGCCCCGACGCCGCCGACGGCCGCCGCGTCCTGATGTCCGTGACCGCGACCGGCCGGAAGCTCCTGACCGACCGGCGCTCGCTGAGCACCCAGCGCGTCGCCCAAGCCCTGGCCGGCGGCTTCACCGCCGAGGAACGCCACCGACTGCTCGAAGTGATCCCATTGCTCGAACGCCTGGCAGACGAACTGTGA
- a CDS encoding oxygenase MpaB family protein, translating into MPGEEPEPLGPDSLTWRYFGDWRGLLIALWAGSMQNMHPGLGAGVEQHSRFFEERWQRLFRSLYPIGGVVYDGPLAHRTALEVRGYHDRIKGVDAKGRRYHALDPDTFYWAHSTFFVSTILIADHFMGGIGEEEKRKLFDEHVRWWRMYDMTMRPVPESWEDFRRYWKHMCAEVLEDNKATRDVLDLRGIAKPPNLAWLPDLLWRPVSAVIAKRFVWLTVGLYDPEIRDLLGFTWTALDERRHRFAGRAINAVFSLVPHDRRYHPRARAGRRRARGEVAAGAPVVETPRRNLPPVGERGKPEHYSPNI; encoded by the coding sequence ATGCCGGGGGAGGAACCCGAACCGCTGGGACCGGACTCGCTCACGTGGCGCTACTTCGGCGACTGGCGGGGGCTGCTGATCGCCCTGTGGGCCGGGTCGATGCAGAACATGCACCCGGGTCTGGGCGCCGGCGTCGAGCAGCATTCGCGGTTCTTCGAGGAACGCTGGCAACGGCTGTTCCGCTCGCTCTACCCGATCGGCGGCGTGGTCTACGACGGCCCGCTCGCCCACCGGACCGCGCTCGAGGTGCGCGGGTACCACGACCGCATCAAGGGCGTCGACGCGAAAGGCCGCCGCTACCACGCGCTCGACCCGGACACGTTCTACTGGGCCCACTCCACGTTCTTCGTCAGCACGATCCTCATCGCCGACCACTTCATGGGCGGCATCGGCGAAGAGGAGAAGCGCAAGCTGTTCGACGAACACGTGCGCTGGTGGCGGATGTACGACATGACGATGCGGCCGGTCCCCGAGTCCTGGGAGGACTTCCGGCGGTACTGGAAGCACATGTGCGCCGAGGTCCTGGAAGACAACAAGGCCACGCGCGACGTCCTGGATCTGCGCGGCATCGCGAAACCGCCGAACCTGGCGTGGCTGCCCGACCTGCTGTGGCGGCCCGTCTCGGCGGTGATCGCGAAGCGGTTCGTCTGGCTCACGGTCGGGCTCTACGACCCGGAGATCCGCGACCTACTCGGCTTCACCTGGACTGCGCTCGACGAACGCCGGCACCGCTTCGCCGGGCGCGCGATCAACGCCGTGTTCTCCCTCGTCCCGCACGACCGCCGCTACCACCCGCGGGCGCGCGCCGGCCGGCGCCGGGCAAGGGGTGAGGTGGCCGCGGGCGCGCCCGTGGTCGAGACTCCACGGAGGAACCTGCCGCCCGTGGGGGAACGCGGCAAGCCGGAGCACTACTCGCCGAACATCTGA
- a CDS encoding GTP-binding protein, whose protein sequence is MSVPVTVLSGFLGAGKTTLLNHILANREGLRVAVIVNDMSEVNIDAALVRDSVSRTEERLVELTNGCICCTLREDLLDEVARLTAEGRFDHLLIESSGISEPMPVAATFSFPGDDGSPALSGARLDTMVTVVDAVNFGRELAGGDSLAERRLDQYEGDERTVSDLLVDQVEFADVLLLNKTDLVSPAEADRLVAALRRLNPGADVVTAEFGRVPLGRVVGTGRHDPLRAQQAPGWVAELNGDHVPETEEYGISSVVFRATRAFDPAPLWDFVTTRLDSGEFGTVLRSKGFFTLASRPGVLGLWSQAGSVARFEPQGVTDAPRQELVFIGVGLAGDPLLAALEACLTDEPVTADPFPAWEPMRVH, encoded by the coding sequence GTGAGCGTGCCCGTCACCGTCCTGTCGGGGTTCCTCGGCGCGGGCAAGACGACGCTGCTCAACCACATCCTCGCCAACCGCGAAGGCCTGCGGGTCGCGGTGATCGTGAACGACATGAGCGAGGTCAACATCGACGCCGCGCTCGTGCGTGACAGCGTCTCCCGCACCGAGGAGCGCCTGGTCGAGCTGACCAACGGGTGCATCTGCTGCACCCTGCGCGAAGACCTGCTCGACGAGGTCGCGCGCCTGACGGCGGAGGGGCGGTTCGACCACCTGCTCATCGAGTCGAGCGGGATCTCCGAGCCGATGCCGGTCGCCGCCACGTTCTCCTTCCCCGGCGACGACGGCAGCCCGGCGCTCTCCGGCGCCCGGCTGGACACGATGGTGACCGTGGTCGACGCCGTGAACTTCGGCCGTGAGCTGGCCGGTGGCGACTCCCTGGCCGAGCGCCGCCTCGACCAGTACGAGGGCGATGAGCGCACGGTCAGCGACCTGCTCGTGGACCAGGTCGAGTTCGCCGACGTGCTGCTGCTGAACAAAACCGACCTCGTCTCCCCCGCCGAGGCCGACCGACTGGTGGCGGCGCTGCGCCGGCTCAACCCGGGCGCCGACGTGGTGACGGCGGAGTTCGGCCGGGTACCGCTCGGGCGCGTGGTCGGCACCGGTCGCCACGACCCCCTGCGGGCGCAGCAGGCGCCGGGCTGGGTCGCGGAGCTCAACGGCGACCACGTGCCGGAGACGGAGGAGTACGGCATCTCCAGCGTCGTGTTCCGCGCCACCCGGGCGTTCGACCCGGCACCGCTGTGGGACTTCGTCACGACCCGCCTCGACTCGGGCGAGTTCGGCACGGTGTTGCGCTCCAAGGGGTTCTTCACGCTCGCGTCGCGACCGGGTGTGCTCGGCCTGTGGTCGCAGGCGGGCTCGGTGGCGCGGTTCGAACCGCAGGGGGTGACCGACGCGCCGCGGCAGGAGCTGGTCTTCATCGGCGTCGGGCTCGCCGGCGACCCGCTGCTGGCCGCGCTCGAGGCGTGCCTCACCGACGAGCCGGTGACGGCGGATCCCTTCCCCGCATGGGAGCCCATGCGCGTCCATTGA
- a CDS encoding DUF6295 family protein produces the protein MCTYLTEKFAVEGSGKSATGWHSVNEATVYVDHPTHARFAHTVNIDFRNPAMGPAARVALELTEEDALALADAIHTALASAPAGLASRNQ, from the coding sequence ATGTGCACCTACCTCACCGAGAAGTTCGCCGTGGAGGGCAGCGGCAAGAGCGCGACCGGCTGGCACAGCGTCAACGAAGCCACCGTCTACGTCGACCACCCGACGCACGCCCGGTTCGCCCACACCGTGAACATCGACTTCCGCAACCCGGCGATGGGCCCGGCCGCGCGCGTCGCGCTGGAACTGACCGAAGAGGACGCGCTCGCCCTCGCCGACGCGATCCACACCGCGCTGGCGTCGGCGCCGGCGGGGCTGGCCTCGCGCAACCAGTGA
- a CDS encoding MFS transporter yields the protein MTTTTTSRGDRYKWVALSNTTLGVLMSALDGSIVIISLPAIFRGIGLDPLAPGNIGYLLWMILGYLLVSAVLVVTLGRLGDMFGRVKMYNVGFVIFSVASVALSFDPFHGGQGALWLIGWRIIQAVGGSMLTANSAAILTDAFPREQRGMALGINQITALAGQFLGLVAGGLLAEIDWRAVFWVSVPFGILGTVWSIRSLREIGKPRRARVDWGGNVTFALGTGVLLAAITYGIQPYGGAATGWGSPWVLGGIGSGVLLLIAFGVIETRVKEPMFQLSLFRIRAFTAGNLAVLLTSIARGGLQFMLIIWLQGIWLPLHGYEYEKTPLWAGIYLLPLTVGFLIAGPMSGYLSDRFGARLFSTGGLVLVAGSFLGLLALPVDFSYPVFALLLVISGIGQGMFSAPNTSAIMSSVADHQRGVASGMRSTFQNSGTALSIGVFFSLMIAGLAGSLPATLTGGLQAHGVPADVAANVAQLPPVSTLFAAFLGSNPMAHLLGPGVLSGLSPSDSAALTGKEFFPQLISGPFHNGLVTVFTAAAVMALVAGLASVSRGKRYFHPDLAPRAGEQRSTPDKENG from the coding sequence GTGACAACCACAACCACCAGCCGCGGAGACCGCTACAAGTGGGTCGCCCTCTCCAACACCACCCTCGGCGTGCTCATGTCGGCCCTCGACGGGTCGATCGTGATCATCTCGCTGCCCGCGATCTTCCGCGGCATCGGGCTCGACCCGCTCGCGCCGGGCAATATCGGCTACCTGCTCTGGATGATCCTGGGCTACCTGCTGGTGTCGGCGGTGCTCGTGGTCACGCTCGGGCGCCTCGGCGACATGTTCGGCCGCGTGAAGATGTACAACGTCGGGTTCGTGATCTTCAGCGTCGCCTCGGTGGCGCTGTCGTTCGACCCGTTCCACGGCGGGCAGGGCGCGCTGTGGCTGATCGGCTGGCGCATCATCCAAGCCGTCGGCGGGTCCATGCTCACGGCCAACTCCGCGGCGATCCTCACCGACGCGTTCCCGCGCGAACAACGCGGCATGGCACTCGGCATCAACCAGATCACCGCGCTGGCCGGGCAGTTCCTCGGCCTCGTCGCCGGCGGCCTGCTCGCCGAGATCGACTGGCGTGCGGTGTTCTGGGTGAGCGTGCCGTTCGGCATCCTCGGCACGGTGTGGTCGATCCGCAGCCTGCGCGAGATCGGCAAGCCGCGCCGCGCGCGCGTCGACTGGGGCGGCAACGTCACCTTCGCCCTCGGCACCGGTGTGCTGCTCGCCGCGATCACCTACGGCATCCAGCCCTACGGCGGGGCGGCCACCGGCTGGGGCAGCCCGTGGGTGCTGGGCGGCATCGGTTCCGGAGTGCTGCTGCTCATCGCGTTCGGCGTGATCGAGACACGCGTGAAGGAACCGATGTTCCAGCTCTCGCTGTTCCGGATCCGGGCCTTCACCGCGGGCAACCTCGCGGTGCTGCTCACGTCGATCGCGCGCGGCGGGCTGCAGTTCATGCTGATCATCTGGCTGCAGGGCATCTGGCTGCCGCTGCACGGGTACGAGTACGAGAAGACCCCGCTGTGGGCCGGGATCTACCTGCTGCCGCTCACGGTCGGGTTCCTCATCGCCGGCCCGATGTCCGGCTACCTGTCCGACCGGTTCGGCGCGCGGCTGTTCTCCACCGGTGGGCTCGTGCTCGTCGCCGGGTCGTTCCTCGGCCTGCTGGCGCTGCCGGTCGACTTCTCTTACCCCGTGTTCGCGCTGCTGCTCGTGATCAGCGGGATCGGACAGGGGATGTTCTCGGCGCCCAACACCTCGGCGATCATGAGCAGCGTCGCCGACCACCAGCGCGGCGTCGCGTCGGGCATGCGCTCGACGTTCCAGAACTCCGGCACCGCGCTGTCGATCGGCGTGTTCTTCTCGCTGATGATCGCGGGCCTGGCCGGCTCGCTGCCCGCCACGCTCACCGGCGGGCTGCAGGCCCACGGCGTGCCCGCCGACGTCGCGGCGAACGTCGCCCAGCTGCCGCCCGTGAGCACACTGTTCGCGGCGTTCCTCGGCAGCAACCCGATGGCGCACCTGCTCGGCCCGGGTGTCCTTTCCGGACTGTCGCCGAGCGACTCGGCGGCGCTGACCGGCAAGGAGTTCTTCCCGCAGCTCATCTCCGGCCCGTTCCACAACGGACTGGTCACGGTCTTCACTGCGGCCGCCGTGATGGCGCTCGTCGCGGGCCTCGCCTCGGTGTCGCGCGGCAAGCGCTACTTCCACCCCGACCTCGCCCCGCGCGCGGGCGAGCAACGCAGCACCCCGGACAAGGAGAACGGATGA
- a CDS encoding MFS transporter, with product MAPLPRRTRFRYSLGSFVTGSFGTVPGLLLLPYLTDTMAVPAAAAGVIVFVPKAWDVVFNPIAGRLSDADLVRTGSRRRFLLGGGVGVAILFFALFAHPGFGKPAIDATYVVIVFFLCATAYAFFQVPFNALPAELTDSAEERTKLTSVRIGVLAVAILVSGGAAPAITDILEGVAGYRVMGLVMAVIILLATLGVYFGLRGAPVGSLRPNAVSFKQLIRTIAQWRPFCWLMGSYFIQALGIGTVLAAIPYFAEHVLGDPSYRTVLFVGFVGPALITMPLWPRLGHRWGKLVGFRIATVSFTVGLLGILFAKDIPFAVTMVFVALSGIGYAGISVFPLAILPDLISAEEERTGETRAGITAGVWTASETLGLALGPGLFGLVLQAGGYVSSTDATTAQPSSAITAITVGTSVLPAVLIALAIPLLRRKVLEPRPVEPQR from the coding sequence TTGGCGCCGCTGCCCCGCCGGACGCGTTTCCGTTACTCGCTCGGCTCGTTCGTCACCGGATCTTTCGGCACCGTGCCGGGCCTGTTGCTCCTGCCGTACCTCACGGACACGATGGCCGTGCCTGCCGCGGCGGCCGGCGTGATCGTGTTCGTGCCGAAGGCGTGGGACGTGGTGTTCAACCCGATCGCGGGCCGGCTTTCCGACGCGGACCTCGTGCGGACCGGCAGCCGGCGGCGGTTCCTGCTGGGCGGCGGCGTCGGCGTCGCGATCCTGTTTTTCGCGTTGTTCGCGCACCCGGGCTTCGGCAAGCCGGCGATCGACGCGACCTACGTGGTGATCGTGTTCTTCCTGTGTGCCACCGCGTACGCGTTCTTCCAGGTACCGTTCAACGCGCTGCCGGCCGAGCTCACGGACTCGGCCGAGGAACGCACGAAGCTCACCAGCGTGCGTATCGGCGTGCTGGCCGTGGCGATCCTCGTGTCCGGCGGCGCCGCCCCGGCGATCACCGACATCCTCGAAGGCGTGGCCGGCTACCGGGTCATGGGCCTTGTGATGGCCGTGATCATCCTGCTCGCCACCCTGGGCGTCTACTTCGGTCTGCGCGGCGCACCCGTCGGTTCGCTGCGGCCCAACGCCGTGAGCTTCAAGCAGCTGATCCGCACGATCGCGCAGTGGCGCCCGTTCTGCTGGCTGATGGGCTCGTACTTCATCCAGGCGCTGGGCATCGGCACGGTGCTCGCCGCGATCCCGTACTTCGCCGAGCACGTGCTGGGCGACCCGAGCTACCGCACGGTGCTGTTCGTGGGCTTCGTCGGCCCGGCGCTGATCACGATGCCGCTGTGGCCGCGGCTGGGGCACCGTTGGGGCAAGCTCGTCGGCTTCCGCATCGCGACGGTCTCGTTCACCGTCGGCCTGCTCGGGATCCTGTTCGCCAAGGACATCCCGTTCGCGGTGACGATGGTGTTCGTCGCGCTGTCGGGCATCGGGTACGCCGGGATCTCCGTGTTCCCGCTGGCGATCCTGCCCGACCTCATCAGTGCCGAAGAGGAACGCACCGGCGAGACCCGCGCGGGCATCACGGCCGGCGTGTGGACGGCGTCGGAGACGCTGGGTCTGGCGCTCGGCCCGGGCCTGTTCGGGCTGGTGCTGCAGGCCGGCGGCTACGTGTCGAGCACCGACGCGACGACCGCGCAGCCGTCCTCGGCGATCACGGCCATCACCGTGGGCACCTCGGTGTTGCCGGCGGTGCTCATCGCGCTGGCGATCCCGCTGCTGCGCCGCAAGGTGCTCGAGCCGCGGCCGGTGGAGCCGCAGCGGTGA